In the Melanotaenia boesemani isolate fMelBoe1 chromosome 14, fMelBoe1.pri, whole genome shotgun sequence genome, TAGAAACAAGTGGTACCAGAATCTCAGGATACCTACATCTCATTTGTGATGTCTCGTAAATGAACACTTTTCATAAGTTGTGAAACAGCATGAATGTAAGATGACTTACAGAAGGCAACAAAAATACTATTAATGAATCTTCACATCTGTAAATGAGTGATATTGTTTTAAGGGTCTTGGTTAGTCTGTTATGGGAATTAAATTATGTTATGACCTATTAAAATTCACCATGGTCATATTTATCTAACGTAGCATATTTGGCTCTGGAGTAACACACTGATATATTGATGAACATAAACCACCTTCATGTTGTATGTCGGTACAGAATTGCACCTACCTGTTCCGTATGCTTTGGACACCAACCATGTAAGGCTGCAACATATTTTGGCTCGAGAGAAGTCATAGTGCTCAAAAGACTTTATCGCTGGAGCAACAAAGGTCTTCTTCGCATCCCTCACGTCCTGAACTTCACCCATATTTTTCCCTGTATTGTACAGTTAAACCCTAGAGACACAACGCGAAAGCATCCCACTACTGGAATTTATAGAAAACAATAAATGGCTGTAAGCTGAAGAGATGAAATGTCTTTCCGAATATTATTCGCGGCTTCTTTCAGTCATAAAATGCCAGGCTGGTCACGTTTTGCTCTTTTTTAAGTCTCGTTGGCGCAATGGGTCGCTAGTCTTGCTGTTATTCATCCATACTGTACCCTACCAGTTGAAATGGACTCCGTCGGTCCAAGCCAGGTTTCCGAGcatttcaaaggaaaaaaaaatcacaaaccgGAGAAATCAGCAAAGTTTCCATCATTTCTATAGTCTGGATGCATaaggcttttctttttcatagcCACACAGTATTGTAAAAATAACCCGTGTGTTTTACATTCTCCCTCAGTTCAGTGTGGTGGAGCATTGAGATGCGGTTGTCCTGCCGCACTGAGGCTCTCCAGCCCTTGCTCCTTTGTTAAGCAGTGCGCATGTGCATGGAGTGCCTTCACACTCTGTCGGAAATATTggctcttgtttgttttttgatttaACGCTTCATCGGCTTATTATTATACAAGTTGCATAATGTTTCCATACATATTGAAGTAATTGTTGATacacatctttattattattattattgttaataacaacaacaacaacaataataataatagtagtagtagtatcatTATAATGTTCACTTTTCTTCATCATGACATTTTGGGATGTCACGTTCTTGGGTGTTGAGATTGCTGGATTGTTAGGTTCATTATCTTAAGGATTCCTACATTTCTTTAAGTATCGTGAACACAGCATAACAATACAATCTACACACATCAAAGACTTTTTAAGGTTATTTGGTGTAAAGGACAACTTTTGTTATTTGTTATATATAGTCTATAGAAAGACATTACATTATAGCGTACTTATTTGGTAGTTTAGTTTCACTGTTACGACTGTGAACATTTGaatgtgacattaaaaaaagagtaCAGCACACTCGCGAGGAAACAACAccaaagaacataaaaaattaaataaaaaataaataaataaaaacgtgTTCGATTAGACAATTTACTGTAGGTTTCTGCTCTGATAAATTACGGTAAGTGTTGCAGTCTGTTGCTTACGTCGGAGATTTAAAGTCGAGTTCTTGCTTGGGGCCCAATGCACAATGTAAATATATACCTTagatagaattttttttattcgcAATGCTAAAAAGGGTCAATATATAATTTACACAACATTAGAAAAACAAGCATTGATTAAGAAAACTACACTTCCCTGCGTGTAGCGTCTTGTGACGTAATCACTGTGCGTCGGTGGTTAGAAGTGTTGGAAGATTTGACTCGAAGCGGTATGTGTAATATTGTCGTTTTATATTGCACGTTTACCTAAGATATTTCCAAGTATTTATGAGTCAGACCTTGTCAGACTACATGTATAGTTATTTGTGCGAAATTCAGAAAATACGGAAGCTTGAGACTTGTTCGCAGAATGAGTTATTTTTGGCTTAGTAAAACAGTTCAATTGTAAAATAATGCTAATCTCATTGTCTTTTAAGTTATTTCTTAAACTTTACACAATTATGTTACTCAATTAACACATCTCAATTACCTCTGTTTTTAGTGTTTGCACTGCAGTTTAATTTCAAAATGTTTATGCCACGAGCCCTGAAAATAAAGAGACCTGGCCAGGGACCTGGTCAAGTTTTGAATAAGAAAAGCAGGACTGTTGAAGAGGAGAGTGACCAAAGTAGTTCAGGTACACCTGTGCAAAAAGAGGAATCGCGCGAAGACAAGGAGCCACAGAATGAAACGATACAAGCAGATGGACACTCACCTTTGACAGAGAGTGTGGTATGTGAACATGGACGTATGACTTCCtcagatgatgaggaagaagaggaaccaGTCAAATCTTTCAAAAAGAACCAGAGGTGGCCTGAGCCAGGAGAGCCTGTCTGTGTGATGTGTGGCCGTTATGGAGAGTACATATGTGATTCCACTGACAATGATGTTTGCAGTCTTGAGTGCAAAGCAAACCATTTAGTACAAATGGGAATCGGGACTGGAGTAGAAGTGTTTCATGGCAAGGACATACACACTGATGAGAGAACTCCTCAACCTTCTGCAGTTAGGACTGATGGAATAGGTGCAGGTGAAGCATGCTATTCCTACAAGGAAGACCCATTCATATCAGGCTTGACAGAGGAGCAGGTGGAGCGAATTAAACAAGAGCTGGGCATTGAAACCCAAGGAAAGGATGTCAGGAGACCCATTATTGAATTTGAACATTGTGGCTTCCCTTCTACATTAAATGGCAACCTGAAAAAGGCTGGTTATGAGGCACCTACACCAGTCCAGATGCAGATGGTGCCGATTGGCCTCACAGGTCGAGATGTGATTGCCAGTGCAGACACAGGATCTGGGAAGACTGTAGCCTTCCTCCTACCAGTGGTAGTGAGGACACTGGAGGTACAGTAATACagctaaaaatattaattaattccagttgaaatgtttattaaacagcatgctaaaaagaaaaaacttcaaAAGCTTACATATTAATGGCTCCCTAGACAGATTGTTCATCTTTTTCACTGAAATGTGGTAGCAGAACCTTTTGACCCAAAGGCTGCCTTTAAACGTGTCCTGTGGCACTGTCAAAGCTTCATTTTTGACCTGTCTGCTTTAGGTTTCTTTCTCTCTTGTATCCATTCAGGCCCTCATAAATTTGTAAGTGTTCTGTCAGCATTTTGAATTTGTCTCAAAagattttcagtttaatttttgtcAAATCTCTTTGCTGACTAGATTAATtgattcagattttaaaaggttttctgGACAACTTAAGTGTCCACTAAGACGTTATTTGTCAAtctttaactctttaaatgtGAAGATGCTATTAAGAAAAATAGTCTGAATCCACTCTGGCCTACTTGGCATGCAGATACTACATAATCCCTAACATAAGGAATTAAAGGAATTATCCTGAGTtggggcagctgtagctcaggaggaagggCAGTCATCTGCAGTTgaggatcgattccaggcttcccatgactacatgccaaagtgtccttgggcaagacactgaaccccacattgATGTGTTTATCGGGGTATGAATGCATGTGATAGGAGAAAGCATTTAGTATGTTACAATAGAAGTGCTTTGATTGGTCAATgtatgactagaaaagtgctatataagcaCAGTCCATTTCTCAaaccttcttttttattataatttatagtCTTTACCCATATgttcatttaagaaaaaaaatctttaagatTTTATCCTttctttcatacataaaatacCTCTAGTAACAGAACCAGCAAAAATCCTCACGATAGAAGCACCACCGTTTTAATATGAATTTAATTAGGAAGGCCTTCTCCTTACACGGAACATTATAAAGATGGAGGAGCTGCCCTTTGGGTGAAAATGACTTCTTTctagagaagaaaaaagtattaaatcaaataaagaaatgtgttCTCAAGGACGGCAATTTCATTacacaatgaagaagaaaaaaagtaatgacCACGAAATCTGTAACATCACTTCTGTTTTCAGAAACCAGCTTATAGTGTGTCCAGCCCTGTGGCTCTGATCCTGACCCCCACCAGAGAGCTTGCCATTCAGATAGAGAGACAGGCCAAAGAGCTGGTGATGGGGCTCCCCAACATGAGAACTGCACTGCTGGTGGGTGGCATGCCACTTCCCCCACAACTCCACCGCCTCAAAAGCAGCATCAAAGTACAGTACctgtttttccccctctttAAGTCAAAGCGCTCtcttgtacattttttattgcagtttttctgcatcgTGTTGTTCTTAATCTCCCTTAGATTGTCATAGCTACACCTGGGAGACTCATTGACATCCTGAAGCAGAAAGCACTGCAGCTGGGCAGCGTAAAGGTTGTTGTGGTTGATGAGGTATTACAAAGCATCCACCCATGAAGCATTTCTGAAAATTTTAACTTCATTTGTGGTGATAAAGTGGTATTTGTGAAATAATTTCACTTTGGCTTAAATTTGACATTGTGAGAATAGTAACTTGAGTTTTTCTCTCATTGATAATATaccttaaaatatgttttaatattaagagttctaattaaacaaaactgttgttaaaaaaaaaaaacataaaagtccATACATGTTTCCAGTgtagttttcatttaaagaaataatgaaatagacaAACTCCTGCAACAGAAATCTTGTGTATCCTCTAGGTTGACACCATGCTGAAAATGGGCTTTCAGCAGCAGGTGTTGGAGGTTCTGGAGCAAGTACCCAAGGAACACCAGACTCTGTTGGCATCAGCCACTATCCCAGCAGGGACAGAAGAGCTGGCTGCTCGGTTCGTCCACGAGCCTGTTCGCATTGCTATTGGCGAGAGGAACCAGCCCTGTGCCAACGTTAGACAGATCCTGCTGTGGGTAGAGGAACCCtccaagaagaagaagctgtttGAAATTCTCAATGTAAGACAtagttttaactttaattttgggaggtgcagagaaaaaaaaacatttggttttAGTCTGTAAAGGGCGATTTTGGGTGGAGTATCACTGTAAGTTCACTTCCACTGCTGAAATATGCTTTCTTTAAATAGTCAGTTTTTCTTAGTTTCTGTTCAGTGTCCAAATATTTAATGTCtggaaaccaaaaaaaaaaaaaagtagaggcAAAGACAAAAAGTTGTATGTCAAActttgttagtttatttattgCTCCAGCTTGACGTGCTCTGGTATCAGCTTGCTATTGTTTTAACTACCATTTGGAGGTTGGAGTTCCTCCAGTGACTGGTCTCGCCACAGCACCATATTTAGACAGTCATTACTGTAGCTGTGGCCCCTATCTGGAGGAAATGGGTGGTCCCAGAGCCATGGCTCCACTAAAGGAATCCCAACAATGGCTCTCACCATTTAAACAAGGAAAAACAAGGAAAGCCTGCTTGAGTTAACCCTGTGAAAAGGTAGGAATAGATTAGTTTAAGTAACAAGAGGCTGTCCTGTTAAACAAGGGTTACAGAGCaagttttaacttttaaaagtttgtatTTAAGCCAAGCAAAGGACAGCTCCTTTAATTTAGCACAGAGAGTAAAATTATTCCCTGGATGGAGAAAACTgggtgataaaaacaaaaatatttagctTGATTTGTAGCAGGAACTATAGACTAAAACTGGAGATAATCCTATCACTTCACCTACTCTGCTCTGCATgggtaaaaaaaacttaagaacATATATTTGTGATGTAAAATTGTTTCTGACTTTTCACAGCAGGAATAAAGGTAATTTCATTTGGAAATGTTGActtgattatttaaataaactgttaagCTTTGGCTGCTGCTGACAGCTGTTATAGTTCCAGCAAGTGCAGCCAAACAGATGGCTGTGATTTATACTTTTAATGATATAAGATGCTTTTTACTGAAAATTTAGTGTTGCTGACTGATGACTACTGAAAACCCCTGAAAGGTTTTGACCTTTTTAGGTTTTTTCGTTAAGTTCGGAAGTCAGCCTCTGCATGATGACaaacataattaaatacatactTACAGTTACTTTGATATCtgcatgagaaaaagaaaaaaaataccacCTTGCTTCTGTTCTTATTGTTGACTCCAGGATAGCAAACTGTACCAGCCTCCAGTGGTGGTGTTTGTAGACTGTAAACTTGGTGCCGATCTGTTGTGCGAGGCGGTTGCCAAGGTGACGGGCCTCACCACCGTGGCAATCCACTCTGACAAGAACCAGTGGGAACGTAACCGCATCCTCAGGGTGAGTCTAGTGGCAGACAGAACATGCACATGCGAATGAATAACAGTCCTCCCGTGTTTTCTGGCCAAGAGTGTTGCTCCTGAGTTAATTGCAGCTTGCAAACCACAAAAACTCACAGTTCTGACTCAGCTTAGTGGTTGTCTGAATGAGATGATAGTATTACATTAATATAGAGGGATCAATAATTCTCATGTGTTATATTTATTCTTCAGATCTGACTATAAAACTAGAGAACGATTTGCTGTGAGATGACACCAGAAGCATAGGCCACTAGTTCTCAGACTATAGCTCGCGGGGTTGGAAGGAGCTGTCGTCCATGGGCCATCTAGCAGAATGATGGTGCTGTTGTACTAATTATGTCTGCATACAGAGCATATTTTGCTAATAATTCACACAGACAGATTCAGGAGGTCAAAACAACCAGCCTTGCTGTTTAGACTGTTAATAAAAGGAACAAGAAAGTAGACAATCTGGATTATTTTTGGGCCATGACGGTTGAGTAAATTAATCCAAATCAACGctattaaaagttttttctaTATACTATAGGgagttattaaaataaactgtataTTGACTAACCCAATTAGATGAAAATATACCAGATGTCTCCTCATTGTATGCACATTTTGgctgtatttaatatttcttctaTCTTGGGAAGCTTTTGAATCTCATCTTTCACAATAATAGGTATCACAGGTTAACagaataaaagaagagaaaatcattacattttgtggtaatatttttaaaagcttgCTTTATAAATTATCCACTTTTAACAGTCCaacatattttattgtgtttcttcAGGGTCTTCTGGATGGAGACTTTGAAGTGGTAATCAGTACAGGTGTGCTAGGCAGAGGACTGGACCTTGTCAACGTCAGACTGGTGGTGAACTTTGACATGCCAAACACAATGGATGAGTACGTTCACCAGGTTAGTCAAGCAATACTACAGAACACAtcatgcagaaataaataaaaaaaattctgtaatgcttttgatTTTTTGAGAAGGATAAAGAGCaaattgtttttcatctttttttttttttaatctttatttctttccattCAGGTGGGCAGAGCAGGCAGGCTGGGACACAGAGGTACAGCCATTACTTttctcaacaacaacaacaaacggCTGTTCCTGCAAGTGGTGAACCGGGTCAAACCCACTGGGTCCATTCTGCCCCCTCAGCTCCTAAACTCTCCCCACCTTCACGAACAGCAGAGGAGGGAGAGACAGAAGGCCAAAATGGGACCTGATGACACACTCGTTACAAAGAACAACCTCCTAGACATTATTAAGAAACATGACCGACACAAAAAGTAGCTGCAGTGGGGCAGTCTATTCATTgagtaaatgttaaatgtttt is a window encoding:
- the ddx59 gene encoding probable ATP-dependent RNA helicase DDX59 isoform X2, whose translation is MFMPRALKIKRPGQGPGQVLNKKSRTVEEESDQSSSGTPVQKEESREDKEPQNETIQADGHSPLTESVVCEHGRMTSSDDEEEEEPVKSFKKNQRWPEPGEPVCVMCGRYGEYICDSTDNDVCSLECKANHLVQMGIGTGVEVFHGKDIHTDERTPQPSAVRTDGIGAGEACYSYKEDPFISGLTEEQVERIKQELGIETQGKDVRRPIIEFEHCGFPSTLNGNLKKAGYEAPTPVQMQMVPIGLTGRDVIASADTGSGKTVAFLLPVVVRTLEKPAYSVSSPVALILTPTRELAIQIERQAKELVMGLPNMRTALLVGGMPLPPQLHRLKSSIKIVIATPGRLIDILKQKALQLGSVKVDTMLKMGFQQQVLEVLEQVPKEHQTLLASATIPAGTEELAARFVHEPVRIAIGERNQPCANVRQILLWVEEPSKKKKLFEILNDSKLYQPPVVVFVDCKLGADLLCEAVAKVTGLTTVAIHSDKNQWERNRILRGLLDGDFEVVISTGVLGRGLDLVNVRLVVNFDMPNTMDEYVHQVGRAGRLGHRGTAITFLNNNNKRLFLQVVNRVKPTGSILPPQLLNSPHLHEQQRRERQKAKMGPDDTLVTKNNLLDIIKKHDRHKK
- the ddx59 gene encoding probable ATP-dependent RNA helicase DDX59 isoform X1, giving the protein MFMPRALKIKRPGQGPGQVLNKKSRTVEEESDQSSSGTPVQKEESREDKEPQNETIQADGHSPLTESVVCEHGRMTSSDDEEEEEPVKSFKKNQRWPEPGEPVCVMCGRYGEYICDSTDNDVCSLECKANHLVQMGIGTGVEVFHGKDIHTDERTPQPSAVRTDGIGAGEACYSYKEDPFISGLTEEQVERIKQELGIETQGKDVRRPIIEFEHCGFPSTLNGNLKKAGYEAPTPVQMQMVPIGLTGRDVIASADTGSGKTVAFLLPVVVRTLEKPAYSVSSPVALILTPTRELAIQIERQAKELVMGLPNMRTALLVGGMPLPPQLHRLKSSIKIVIATPGRLIDILKQKALQLGSVKVVVVDEVDTMLKMGFQQQVLEVLEQVPKEHQTLLASATIPAGTEELAARFVHEPVRIAIGERNQPCANVRQILLWVEEPSKKKKLFEILNDSKLYQPPVVVFVDCKLGADLLCEAVAKVTGLTTVAIHSDKNQWERNRILRGLLDGDFEVVISTGVLGRGLDLVNVRLVVNFDMPNTMDEYVHQVGRAGRLGHRGTAITFLNNNNKRLFLQVVNRVKPTGSILPPQLLNSPHLHEQQRRERQKAKMGPDDTLVTKNNLLDIIKKHDRHKK